One Candidatus Zymogenaceae bacterium genomic region harbors:
- a CDS encoding VOC family protein, translated as MKNIPKNVARVLRLPRLNQLGIVVRDMDRAIEYFSRTFGLGPWFRAGLADEEHYRGGTERVSYELDLVMAFSGGVMFELISHLKGDRNLYLEHLEKHGEGLHHLGFFVKDFDRRMEAVREAGIGVLQSGIIKSTGKGGGSETKYAYLDTVETGGIIFEYIQTKFVGITIKMSRPWFEMGALTGDLEKISIR; from the coding sequence ATGAAAAATATTCCGAAAAATGTGGCGAGGGTGCTCAGGCTCCCTCGGCTCAATCAACTGGGCATCGTGGTCAGAGACATGGACCGGGCGATCGAATACTTTTCCCGGACATTCGGGCTGGGACCATGGTTTCGGGCGGGCCTGGCGGACGAGGAGCATTACCGAGGCGGGACGGAGCGCGTCAGCTATGAACTCGATCTGGTAATGGCGTTTTCCGGGGGCGTCATGTTCGAGTTGATCAGCCACCTGAAGGGGGATCGAAACCTCTACCTTGAGCATCTGGAGAAGCACGGGGAGGGGCTTCACCACCTCGGATTTTTTGTCAAGGATTTCGACCGGCGCATGGAGGCGGTTCGGGAGGCGGGTATCGGCGTGTTACAATCGGGCATCATCAAGAGCACCGGGAAGGGAGGGGGATCCGAGACGAAATACGCCTATCTTGACACCGTCGAGACCGGGGGGATTATCTTCGAGTATATCCAGACGAAATTCGTGGGCATAACAATTAAGATGTCTCGACCCTGGTTCGAGATGGGGGCGCTGACCGGAGATCTGGAAAAAATCAGCATAAGATGA
- a CDS encoding MBL fold metallo-hydrolase: MAEGGKRISYPLRVIVRTETLNTNETTVGSAVHLDRRRFLIRGLALSGGVLVDAGSCGGYMKRADFQNAQEQARLAARELSLVEIAEGRLHHYNGRFVNPIGLGGAVGIPRLVKWRFFSKNEFKQYYDQEPTVEVSVDWRLVMMEKNPSITFIRHAMLFIRIGEKNLLVDPVFSTIIGVHDDFSPLAFSPAEMPKPDCVLITHGHFDHLDIASLSLLNDDTHVVSPLGYDDLYDRAGLRNRTHLDWFESYRDGDVTITFLPCDHWTMRNPIVGPNTGLWGSFVIECDGGPTLYLSGDTAYFDRIGEIGDMFDIDLAVFNLGAYEPRWFMSTSHINPEDTVTAFRQLGAKRLMVAHWVTFRLGDEPVHFPPKNILREMERQGLEERFVSLNHGESYFF, translated from the coding sequence ATGGCCGAAGGGGGGAAGCGGATTTCATACCCGCTTCGGGTAATCGTGCGCACGGAGACGTTGAATACGAACGAGACGACGGTCGGTTCCGCCGTACATCTTGACAGAAGGCGGTTTCTGATCCGGGGACTTGCCCTCTCCGGCGGGGTGCTGGTCGATGCGGGGTCGTGTGGAGGATACATGAAGCGAGCGGATTTTCAGAATGCCCAGGAACAGGCGCGGCTCGCCGCGCGGGAACTGTCGCTTGTGGAGATCGCCGAGGGGAGGCTGCACCATTACAACGGCCGGTTCGTCAATCCCATCGGCCTGGGCGGCGCGGTGGGAATTCCACGCCTCGTGAAGTGGCGGTTTTTTTCAAAAAACGAATTCAAGCAGTACTACGACCAGGAGCCGACCGTGGAGGTCTCGGTGGACTGGCGTCTGGTGATGATGGAGAAGAATCCGTCGATCACATTCATCCGCCACGCCATGCTCTTTATCCGCATCGGCGAAAAAAACCTCCTGGTGGACCCGGTCTTTTCCACCATCATCGGGGTGCACGACGATTTTTCGCCCCTGGCCTTTTCCCCCGCCGAGATGCCAAAACCCGACTGCGTGCTCATCACCCACGGTCACTTCGACCATTTGGATATAGCATCCCTGTCTCTATTGAATGACGACACGCACGTCGTCAGTCCCCTGGGATATGATGATCTCTACGACCGGGCAGGTCTGAGAAATCGCACCCATCTGGACTGGTTCGAGTCATACCGCGATGGTGATGTGACGATCACCTTTCTCCCCTGCGACCACTGGACCATGCGAAACCCGATCGTCGGCCCGAATACCGGCCTGTGGGGGTCGTTCGTCATCGAATGCGACGGCGGGCCGACGTTGTATCTTTCCGGGGACACCGCCTATTTCGACCGCATCGGTGAAATCGGCGACATGTTCGATATCGACCTGGCCGTTTTCAACCTGGGGGCCTATGAGCCCCGCTGGTTCATGTCCACCAGTCACATAAACCCGGAAGACACCGTGACGGCCTTCCGACAACTCGGGGCAAAACGATTGATGGTGGCGCACTGGGTGACGTTTCGCCTGGGGGATGAGCCGGTGCATTTTCCCCCGAAGAATATTCTCCGGGAGATGGAGCGGCAGGGATTGGAGGAGAGATTCGTATCCCTCAACCACGGCGAGAGCTATTTCTTTTGA
- a CDS encoding NAD(P)/FAD-dependent oxidoreductase, with translation MDCTLRESYDVVVVGAGFGGTAAAHHTARHGLSTLVIERAENIGEKIISGLTIPIYGFLFGPGFIRDGTPPIERPVDGIINYIVTDIDREEIVIDDTLRFPKPFAPIFSFGYNAYCADFCQWQADEAVRVGAEVVTKTVVSDLIIEGGSVRGVVLEDGRNIAAKIVINAEGSQGLLSVKAGIRKKYPPRVISLADTYDYTMKKGDVDRIFGHSIRFLWAWDEQNMAPPLGYGNGLMVWPYGESLHFMQDQCLAMDDGTVQNLKKRFETYHKNVVEKLPWWRDDVEAKAELRAHTWQCFEIFVGLDDELRAMPLSTGGMLLVGDAGGLESTELCDGVPAAWFSAEIAGRVAREAIEAGDVSEDFLSRYDREIRNHPIIAWSITAPHRYLLRNAQQDHDLGSLRKYVHAGWGFGALAHTVSPLFRVFLSAIRQDPRVLTSWVRMFFRNYRHWHHSYSDDVSSCGDEVIRPGDRSVGEYIFIFLMWWSDLVLTVFWPVLWTMSYLFVPFAFLMKAIAGFMVWLYEPLYVRLLGRLDTSAVGMTEALIRFTVKARAATFGAKKRREP, from the coding sequence ATGGACTGTACTCTACGGGAATCGTACGATGTGGTGGTGGTCGGCGCCGGATTCGGCGGAACGGCGGCGGCCCATCATACCGCCCGCCACGGGCTTTCTACCCTGGTGATCGAGCGCGCCGAGAACATCGGCGAAAAGATCATCTCCGGCCTGACCATACCGATCTACGGATTTCTTTTCGGTCCCGGCTTCATCAGGGACGGCACACCGCCCATAGAACGTCCGGTGGACGGCATCATCAACTACATCGTCACCGATATCGACCGGGAGGAAATCGTCATCGACGATACCCTTCGATTCCCGAAGCCTTTCGCCCCGATATTTTCCTTCGGGTATAACGCCTACTGCGCCGACTTCTGCCAGTGGCAGGCCGACGAGGCAGTCCGGGTGGGGGCGGAGGTCGTCACAAAAACGGTGGTGAGTGATCTTATTATCGAGGGCGGATCGGTTCGGGGAGTGGTGCTGGAGGACGGGAGGAACATTGCGGCGAAGATCGTCATCAACGCCGAGGGCTCCCAGGGGCTTCTGTCGGTAAAGGCGGGCATACGAAAAAAATATCCCCCCCGGGTCATCTCCCTGGCCGATACCTATGACTACACGATGAAAAAAGGGGATGTGGACCGGATCTTCGGCCACTCCATCCGGTTTTTGTGGGCCTGGGATGAACAGAACATGGCGCCCCCCCTCGGATACGGAAACGGGTTGATGGTCTGGCCCTACGGCGAGAGCCTGCACTTTATGCAGGATCAGTGCCTGGCGATGGACGACGGCACGGTGCAGAATCTGAAAAAGAGGTTCGAGACCTATCATAAAAACGTCGTCGAAAAGCTCCCCTGGTGGCGGGACGATGTCGAGGCAAAGGCCGAGCTTCGGGCGCATACCTGGCAGTGTTTCGAGATATTCGTGGGGCTTGACGACGAACTTCGGGCGATGCCCCTTTCCACCGGCGGCATGCTCCTTGTGGGAGACGCGGGGGGGCTGGAGAGTACGGAACTGTGCGACGGGGTGCCCGCGGCCTGGTTCTCCGCGGAGATAGCGGGACGGGTGGCCCGGGAGGCGATTGAGGCCGGTGACGTATCGGAAGATTTCCTCTCCCGGTACGACCGGGAGATCAGGAATCACCCGATCATCGCCTGGTCCATCACCGCCCCTCATCGATATCTGCTCCGCAACGCCCAGCAAGATCATGATCTCGGTTCATTAAGGAAATATGTCCACGCGGGATGGGGCTTCGGAGCTTTGGCCCACACCGTTTCTCCTCTTTTCCGGGTGTTTCTTTCCGCAATCAGGCAAGATCCCCGGGTGCTCACCTCATGGGTGCGGATGTTCTTCCGAAACTATCGTCACTGGCACCATTCGTATTCAGACGATGTCTCGAGTTGCGGGGACGAGGTGATCCGTCCGGGAGACCGGAGCGTTGGAGAATATATATTTATATTCCTGATGTGGTGGTCGGACCTCGTCTTAACGGTATTTTGGCCCGTTTTGTGGACGATGTCATACCTATTCGTCCCGTTTGCTTTCCTCATGAAGGCGATTGCGGGATTCATGGTCTGGCTGTATGAGCCGCTGTACGTGCGCCTGCTCGGCCGGCTGGATACGAGCGCCGTCGGAATGACCGAGGCCCTTATCCGCTTTACCGTGAAAGCCCGTGCCGCCACCTTCGGGGCGAAAAAGAGGAGGGAGCCTTGA
- a CDS encoding 4Fe-4S binding protein, protein MRTTDTFPGVRWVGEPELFIRIDPKKCTGCGGCLKVCLAGCFEIVEKTARVRSLEWCMECSACWYVCPQDAVEFSWPKGGSGFHTRFG, encoded by the coding sequence TTGAGGACCACGGATACATTTCCCGGTGTGCGCTGGGTGGGGGAACCGGAACTATTTATACGGATTGATCCCAAAAAATGCACCGGCTGCGGGGGGTGCCTCAAGGTGTGTCTCGCCGGCTGCTTTGAGATCGTGGAAAAAACCGCCCGGGTCCGCTCCCTTGAATGGTGCATGGAATGTTCGGCGTGCTGGTATGTCTGCCCGCAGGACGCAGTGGAATTTTCATGGCCGAAGGGGGGAAGCGGATTTCATACCCGCTTCGGGTAA
- a CDS encoding lactate utilization protein has product MKIETERFVEKAKEGLANESQREVLSRLPVLFKGLRDYAMSTLPDARAALDTGAAIRTNAIARMPELLAQFEENITKNGVTVLWAEDYDDAKEIVLKLAKERGVNMITKGKSMLTEEMGLNAELIASGIDTFETDLGEFIVQQAKRTPFHIVGPAVNITTDEIADLFVKVMGVERTMDLNELTMQARDFLRHKFLSAQMGITGVNMAVAETGTIVLVENEGNIRYSTSAPKTHVAVMGIEKVVPTMNDALHMLRLLTRSCTGQAISSYISLINGPKRPDDIDGPEEVFLVIVDGGRSKIYADPEFREVLQCIKCGSCLNSCPVWTKVGGYAYGWVYSGPIGAVLNPLLVGEDRAKDLYFATSLCGTCKSVCPAGIDHPKLLLKHRERRAFGDKTFGGKKPPLTERLIMSIWSWGLKGNGRYRLGSRLFRLAIKPFVSNGKLTRLPEPGRGFTEVRDLPEPPSKTFRDHWRDAVERKTDGEERSTT; this is encoded by the coding sequence ATGAAGATAGAAACGGAACGATTCGTAGAAAAAGCAAAAGAGGGCCTGGCCAACGAGTCCCAGCGGGAGGTGCTCTCCCGGCTCCCGGTGCTGTTCAAGGGTCTGAGGGACTACGCCATGTCCACGCTGCCGGACGCCCGGGCCGCCCTGGATACCGGGGCCGCCATCCGTACGAACGCCATCGCCCGGATGCCGGAGCTCCTCGCCCAATTCGAGGAAAATATCACGAAAAACGGCGTGACGGTGCTGTGGGCCGAAGACTATGACGACGCGAAAGAAATCGTCCTGAAGCTCGCGAAAGAGCGGGGCGTGAATATGATCACCAAGGGAAAATCGATGCTCACGGAAGAAATGGGGCTGAACGCGGAGCTGATTGCCTCCGGCATCGACACCTTCGAGACGGACCTGGGGGAGTTCATCGTCCAGCAGGCGAAGCGCACCCCCTTCCACATCGTGGGGCCCGCGGTGAACATCACAACCGATGAGATCGCCGATCTCTTCGTGAAGGTGATGGGCGTCGAGCGGACCATGGACCTGAACGAGCTGACCATGCAGGCGAGAGATTTTTTACGACATAAGTTTCTCTCGGCCCAGATGGGGATCACCGGGGTGAATATGGCGGTGGCCGAGACCGGGACGATCGTCCTGGTGGAAAACGAGGGGAACATCCGCTATTCCACCTCCGCACCGAAAACCCACGTGGCGGTCATGGGGATTGAGAAGGTCGTCCCGACCATGAACGACGCCCTCCATATGCTCAGGCTCCTGACCCGAAGCTGCACCGGCCAAGCCATCTCCAGCTATATCTCGCTCATCAACGGCCCAAAGCGGCCCGATGACATCGACGGTCCCGAGGAGGTGTTTCTCGTCATCGTGGACGGCGGCCGGTCGAAGATCTACGCGGACCCGGAATTCCGGGAGGTCCTCCAGTGCATCAAGTGCGGGTCGTGCCTGAATTCGTGTCCCGTGTGGACGAAGGTGGGGGGCTATGCCTACGGCTGGGTCTATTCCGGCCCCATCGGGGCGGTGCTCAATCCGCTGCTGGTGGGTGAAGACCGGGCAAAGGACCTCTATTTCGCCACGTCACTCTGCGGCACCTGCAAATCGGTCTGTCCCGCAGGCATCGACCACCCGAAGCTGCTTCTAAAGCATCGGGAGCGACGGGCGTTTGGAGACAAAACCTTCGGCGGGAAAAAACCGCCCCTCACAGAACGCCTGATCATGTCCATATGGTCATGGGGGTTGAAAGGCAACGGCCGCTACCGGCTGGGGAGCCGCCTCTTTCGCCTGGCGATCAAGCCCTTCGTGTCCAACGGAAAGCTTACACGGCTTCCGGAGCCCGGCCGGGGATTCACTGAAGTACGGGACCTGCCCGAGCCGCCGAGCAAAACCTTCCGGGATCACTGGCGGGATGCCGTCGAGAGAAAAACGGACGGCGAGGAAAGGAGCACAACATGA
- a CDS encoding (Fe-S)-binding protein → MNTHVALFIPCLVDQFLPDIGTDTARLLRRLGVSVSYDPRQTCCGQPMINAGRTDKARTLAQRFIDIFYDASKDSAVVAPSGSCVYTVTRHYPELLEGEYKKKALELAGRVYELSDYLVNVLGVTDTGSGFTGSVAYHHSCHIVRGLGIMAEPIALMDAVPGAQMLFLPDMDVCCGFGGEFSANYPEISGAMVEDKVNKAVATGAEYLVLAEPGCILNIRGYVEKQGLPLKVLHLAQVLATESGTMGKEAAS, encoded by the coding sequence ATGAATACACACGTTGCGCTCTTCATCCCCTGTCTTGTCGATCAATTTCTGCCCGATATCGGCACCGATACCGCCCGGCTCCTTCGGAGACTGGGCGTTTCTGTGTCTTACGATCCGAGACAGACCTGCTGCGGTCAGCCGATGATAAACGCCGGCCGTACCGACAAGGCACGGACCCTTGCCCAAAGATTTATCGACATCTTTTACGACGCCTCAAAAGACAGCGCCGTGGTGGCCCCTTCCGGCTCATGCGTCTACACGGTCACCCGACACTATCCCGAGCTTCTCGAGGGCGAATACAAAAAGAAGGCCCTGGAGCTGGCGGGACGGGTGTACGAGCTGTCCGACTACCTCGTCAACGTCCTGGGCGTCACCGACACAGGGAGCGGCTTTACGGGCAGCGTCGCCTATCACCACTCCTGTCATATCGTCAGGGGGCTGGGCATCATGGCCGAGCCGATCGCCCTGATGGACGCGGTGCCGGGGGCCCAGATGCTTTTTCTTCCCGACATGGATGTCTGCTGCGGATTCGGCGGCGAGTTCTCCGCCAACTATCCGGAGATATCCGGCGCCATGGTGGAGGACAAGGTCAATAAGGCCGTGGCCACCGGCGCCGAGTACCTGGTACTGGCAGAGCCGGGCTGTATTCTGAATATACGGGGATACGTCGAAAAACAGGGTCTCCCCCTGAAGGTGCTGCACCTGGCCCAGGTCCTGGCCACAGAGAGCGGTACGATGGGAAAGGAGGCGGCGTCATGA
- a CDS encoding LUD domain-containing protein has product MTDTSIRDSILKRLRSAPSRAIEPKERIPVTPSFPDPETMIASFGEKLALTTGILKRASGKKEAAAAVVEALNELGAKSVLVADEEPLASLGIPEALKTAKLDVTSGPIDAAAHREACITCDAGVTTAQYGIAETGTLAMIFGESKGRLTSLVPFIHVAVLEAKNMLPHTEALFERMAADGHSPRAMSLVTGPSMTADIALTPVRGIHGPGKLAVVIVE; this is encoded by the coding sequence ATGACAGACACATCGATCCGCGATTCAATACTGAAAAGACTCAGATCCGCCCCGTCCAGAGCCATAGAGCCGAAAGAAAGAATCCCGGTTACCCCCTCCTTCCCGGACCCGGAGACGATGATCGCCTCCTTCGGCGAAAAGCTGGCCCTCACCACCGGCATCCTCAAGCGGGCGTCCGGAAAAAAGGAGGCAGCGGCCGCTGTTGTTGAAGCCCTGAATGAGCTGGGGGCGAAAAGCGTCTTGGTAGCGGACGAGGAGCCGCTGGCCTCCCTGGGCATACCGGAGGCGCTGAAGACGGCGAAGCTGGATGTCACCTCCGGCCCCATCGACGCCGCCGCCCACCGGGAGGCGTGCATCACGTGCGACGCGGGCGTGACTACGGCGCAATATGGGATTGCAGAAACCGGCACCCTGGCGATGATCTTCGGAGAAAGCAAAGGAAGGCTCACCTCCCTGGTCCCGTTCATCCACGTGGCCGTCCTGGAGGCGAAGAACATGCTTCCCCATACCGAGGCGCTTTTCGAGCGCATGGCGGCGGACGGCCACTCTCCTCGGGCCATGAGCCTTGTCACCGGCCCCAGCATGACGGCGGACATCGCCCTCACCCCCGTCCGGGGCATCCATGGCCCGGGAAAGCTGGCGGTGGTGATTGTGGAGTGA
- a CDS encoding CoA-binding protein, with protein sequence METDFKSNLDAIFYPESVAIIGASNNFNKWGSFITAHLIVGGYMGQVFPINPKEEKIFGRNVYKKIGDVPGKVDLAVVATPASAVLDVVKECIEKKVRSLMIITSGFSETGDEGENLEEQLTDMVNKAGIPMVGPNTMGALCTQKRLFTVGSPMFPRKGTISFVTQSGNLGIQMLEWAENNSVGISKMVGSGNEACVAKEHYIDYLAQDKDTRVIMLYLEGVDDGIHFLEAAKKATLKKPIIALKGGRTDAGGKAAHSHTGSMAGDSTVMTSVFRQSGIIEAKSASDLYDLSMAFDNLPLPKGDRVGIVTLGGGWGVLTTDALVEQGLRLATLDNSVIERLDKLLPPFWSRSNPIDLVGQILPDVYIEAVQVVAESKNVDAVICLGMIGVSNVGVRTFLSSAAASDMDNIEYYVRQTQERYQQTEQDILTRFNELMNQLKKPIINVSLYSGRRRASLRLKAGYSEVVYTTPEKAVQSLVAMYNYHMFLKGHGIEE encoded by the coding sequence ATGGAAACGGACTTCAAAAGCAACCTCGATGCTATCTTTTATCCTGAATCGGTGGCTATTATCGGGGCCAGCAACAATTTCAACAAATGGGGATCATTCATCACCGCCCATCTCATCGTCGGCGGATATATGGGACAGGTATTTCCCATTAACCCAAAAGAGGAGAAGATTTTCGGCAGGAACGTCTACAAAAAAATCGGCGACGTTCCCGGAAAGGTGGACCTGGCGGTGGTTGCCACACCCGCATCGGCCGTCCTTGACGTGGTCAAAGAGTGCATAGAAAAAAAGGTGAGAAGCCTGATGATTATCACCTCCGGCTTTTCGGAGACCGGCGATGAGGGTGAAAATCTTGAGGAACAGTTGACGGACATGGTAAACAAGGCCGGCATCCCCATGGTGGGACCCAATACGATGGGGGCTCTCTGCACGCAAAAGAGACTCTTCACCGTCGGCTCACCCATGTTCCCCAGAAAAGGCACGATCTCGTTCGTCACCCAGAGCGGTAACCTGGGGATCCAGATGCTGGAATGGGCGGAGAACAATAGTGTGGGCATCAGTAAAATGGTGGGGTCCGGAAACGAGGCCTGTGTCGCCAAGGAGCATTATATCGATTACTTGGCCCAGGACAAGGACACACGGGTGATCATGCTCTATCTGGAAGGCGTGGACGACGGCATCCACTTTCTCGAGGCCGCAAAAAAGGCGACACTGAAAAAACCGATCATCGCCTTGAAGGGAGGCCGTACCGACGCGGGAGGGAAGGCGGCCCATTCACATACCGGCTCCATGGCGGGGGACAGCACGGTCATGACCTCCGTGTTTCGCCAGTCCGGCATCATCGAGGCGAAAAGCGCGTCGGACCTATATGACCTCTCCATGGCGTTCGATAACCTGCCGCTCCCGAAGGGAGACAGGGTGGGCATTGTCACCCTGGGCGGCGGCTGGGGCGTTTTGACCACGGACGCCCTGGTGGAACAGGGCCTGCGCCTGGCGACCCTCGATAACTCGGTGATCGAACGGCTCGACAAGCTGCTGCCGCCCTTCTGGAGCCGCAGCAATCCCATCGACCTGGTGGGCCAAATACTCCCCGACGTATACATCGAGGCGGTGCAGGTAGTGGCAGAGTCCAAAAATGTAGATGCGGTCATCTGCCTGGGAATGATCGGCGTCTCCAACGTCGGCGTACGAACATTTCTCTCATCCGCCGCCGCGTCGGACATGGACAATATCGAATATTACGTCAGACAGACCCAGGAGAGATACCAGCAGACCGAGCAGGACATCCTGACCCGCTTCAACGAACTGATGAACCAGCTGAAAAAACCGATCATCAACGTCTCGCTCTATTCCGGGCGTCGTCGCGCGAGCTTGAGATTAAAAGCCGGCTACTCCGAGGTGGTATACACCACACCGGAAAAGGCGGTGCAATCACTGGTCGCCATGTATAATTACCACATGTTTTTGAAGGGTCACGGAATCGAGGAGTAG
- a CDS encoding 4Fe-4S dicluster domain-containing protein has product MIEIDREVCKGCLYCVETCPKQMIVIDEKLNAKGYYPVRFDDGDRNECTGCSMCAVICPEAAIEVYRESKK; this is encoded by the coding sequence ATGATTGAAATCGACAGAGAGGTATGCAAGGGATGCCTCTACTGTGTTGAAACATGTCCCAAGCAGATGATAGTGATTGATGAGAAGCTTAACGCCAAGGGATATTACCCGGTACGATTTGACGATGGCGACAGGAATGAATGCACCGGATGCAGCATGTGCGCCGTCATATGTCCCGAGGCCGCCATCGAGGTATATCGTGAGTCAAAAAAGTAA
- a CDS encoding class I SAM-dependent methyltransferase: MNRPYTKIEMLELTDLFRGEVMGRMIDSLEISPGGVGLDAGCGIGSNMSFLAHAAGRHGYVLGVDYDIDSLRCARNRLDKENTSYIRGNLMRLPFSDAAIDSAVSVDCVGMMPESAHDMITELVRVVRPGGMLALAAWTSQMLLPGHPVLEAHLNTTAQGIAPFRDGLSPSLHFLRLKGRLETMGLEDILVRSFLGEIHPPQNDMEERALDSLFFMRWGTDPNDLSEQDRLLYRTLIDPDSDRCIYHRSDYYAWFIYTMFRARTTGM, translated from the coding sequence ATGAATAGACCATACACGAAAATCGAGATGCTGGAGCTTACCGATCTTTTCCGCGGAGAGGTCATGGGCCGGATGATCGACTCACTGGAGATTTCTCCGGGCGGCGTCGGTCTTGACGCGGGCTGCGGCATCGGCAGCAATATGTCCTTTCTGGCGCACGCGGCCGGACGACACGGATATGTTCTCGGAGTCGATTATGACATCGACTCACTTCGCTGCGCCCGAAACCGACTTGACAAGGAAAACACATCATACATACGGGGAAACCTGATGCGGCTCCCCTTTTCCGACGCCGCAATCGATTCGGCGGTGAGCGTCGACTGCGTCGGGATGATGCCGGAAAGCGCGCACGACATGATCACCGAGCTCGTCAGGGTCGTCAGACCCGGCGGGATGCTGGCGCTGGCGGCGTGGACGTCACAAATGCTGCTGCCGGGCCATCCCGTCCTGGAAGCGCACCTGAACACAACAGCCCAGGGTATTGCGCCCTTTCGGGACGGCCTTTCGCCCTCCCTTCACTTTCTGCGATTGAAGGGGCGGCTTGAAACGATGGGCCTTGAGGATATCCTCGTACGTTCCTTCCTGGGGGAAATCCATCCGCCCCAAAATGACATGGAGGAGCGGGCCCTCGACTCGCTGTTTTTCATGCGGTGGGGCACCGATCCCAACGACCTCTCAGAACAGGATAGGCTTCTTTATCGAACCCTCATCGATCCAGATTCGGATCGGTGTATCTATCACCGATCCGATTACTACGCCTGGTTCATCTACACCATGTTTCGCGCCAGAACGACGGGAATGTAG
- a CDS encoding flavodoxin domain-containing protein, translated as MKQVLIVYATQTGNTKKLADAINGAAKEHEVTIMPVDEADPAKAGEYDVVFVGTPIHAGGLSAQAKEFLEGLPEGGDVTLAGFVTHSSSAFRPEGFRRGLETFDEVSKTKKIDCLGVFDCQGKLAPELHDFVKQNLGVSDEEFARIMAETDPHPDDADLKAAAEFAVMILNQVGRGRQPL; from the coding sequence ATGAAACAGGTGCTGATCGTATATGCAACCCAGACCGGAAACACGAAAAAGCTGGCCGACGCAATCAACGGTGCCGCGAAGGAGCACGAGGTGACGATTATGCCCGTTGACGAGGCGGACCCGGCGAAGGCCGGGGAGTATGATGTTGTGTTCGTCGGCACCCCCATTCACGCCGGGGGACTCTCCGCCCAGGCGAAGGAGTTTCTCGAAGGCCTCCCGGAGGGGGGGGATGTGACGCTTGCGGGGTTCGTCACCCACTCGTCGTCCGCCTTCCGGCCGGAGGGCTTTCGTCGGGGGCTGGAGACGTTTGATGAGGTCTCGAAAACCAAGAAGATCGACTGTCTGGGGGTGTTCGACTGCCAGGGAAAGCTCGCCCCGGAGCTTCACGATTTTGTCAAGCAGAACCTGGGCGTATCGGACGAGGAGTTCGCACGGATAATGGCCGAGACGGACCCGCATCCCGACGATGCGGACCTGAAGGCGGCGGCCGAGTTTGCGGTAATGATCCTCAACCAAGTCGGCAGGGGCCGACAGCCGTTATAG